A region from the Arachis ipaensis cultivar K30076 chromosome B01, Araip1.1, whole genome shotgun sequence genome encodes:
- the LOC107606451 gene encoding uncharacterized protein LOC107606451 — MVDSVETPAAQGYLGSQTVLLNATAAHFGFRPTYRRVWLAKQKDVAVIYGDWDESYNELPRWVLGVQLTMPGTVAVLRTSPVRVGGQLDESQAYFHRLFWTFPPCIEAFRHCKPLVSIDGTHLYGKYGGTLLVAIAQDGNSNILPVAFALVEGENAESWSFFFSHLCQHVTPQPGLLVISDRHNGIKAVLEAPDGGWLPPAAYRAFCIRHVAANFALTFKGKDARRLLVNGAYAKTEVGFDYWFDILRSENPAMCDWANRIEYSLWTQYCDEGRRFGHMTTNISECVNSILKGVRNLPVCSLVKATYGRLAKLFVRKGREAEAQLGTGQQFSQHLVKCIEANLKTARCFTVTVYDRDNSEYTVAETTPTGSFSLGSYRVSLGSQTCDCGYFQALHFPCSHALACCAYSRVTWQPYVHQVYRLSSVFSVYRMGFTHPIPEGFWPPYDGPTVIPDPNKRRAREGHPRSTRIRTNMDEADPNRPKRCGLCRQPGHTRRSCPQAGGPSHTW; from the exons atggttgattcggttgAAACTCCGGCAGCGCAAGGGTATTTGGGAAGTCAAACG gtgctcctaaatgccacggcCGCACACTTTGGGTTCAGGCCGACGTATAGGAGGGTCTGGCTGGCGAAGCAGAAGGATGTTGCCGTCATctatggtgactgggatgagtcatacaacgagctccCTAGGTGGGTGTTAGGAGTCCAGTTGACCATGCCTGGTACTGTAGCAGTCCTTAGGACTAGCCCTGTTCGAGTTGGGGGACAGCTGGACGAGTCTCAAGCTTATTTTCATAGGCTGTTCTGGACGTTCCCACCTTGtatcgaggcattccgtcattgcaagccgtTGGTGAGTATTGACGGAACCCATCTAtatggcaagtatgggggaacATTGCTtgtcgcgattgcacaggacgggaactccaacatactccCTGTGGCATTTGCACTAGTcgagggtgagaatgctgagtcgTGGTCCTTCTTTTTCTCCCACCTCTGTCAGCACGTGACACCGCAGCCAGGTCTGCTAGTTATTTCGGACAGGCATAATGGCATCAAGGCCGTGCTTGAGGCTCCTGATGGGGGATGGCTACCTCCGGCTGCATACCgggcattctgcattcgacacgtaGCAGCAAATTTCGCCCtcaccttcaagggcaaagacgctCGGAGGCTTCTTGTGAACGGCGCATATGCCAAGACCGAAGTGGGGTTCGATTACTGGTTTGACATTCTGCGCTCTGAGAATCCGGCGATGTGTGACTGGGCGAACCGGATTGAGTATTCGTTGTGGACACAGTATTGTGATGAGGGGCGCAGATTCGGGCACATGACGACTAATATCtctgagtgtgtgaactcaatcctgAAGGGGGTCAGGAACCTCCCTGTGTGCTCGCTGGTGAAGGCCACATATGGAAGGTTGGCTAAACTATTTGTCCgcaaggggagggaggccgaggCCCAGCTGGGtaccggacaacaattcagtcaacACCTGGTCAAGTGTATCGAGGCCAATCTGAAGACGGCTAGGTGCTTCACCGTGACTGTATATGACAGGGATAACTCGGAGTACACCGTGGCAGAGACGACTCCGACTGGTTCGTTCTCACTGGGTAGCTACAGGGTCTCACTAGGTTCTCAGACATGTGATTGTGGATACTTCCAGGCACTTCATTTCCCGTGTTCGCACGCATTGGCATGCTGTGCCTACTCACGGGTTACTTGGCAGCCATACGTCCACCAGGTGTATCGCCTTAGTTCGGTTTTCAGTGTGTATCGGATGGGATTCACACATCCCATTCCggagggtttctggccaccaTATGATGGGCCAACCGTTATACCGGACCCAAACAAGAGGCGTGCGAGGGAGGGTCATCCGAGGTCCACCCGGATACGG